Proteins from a single region of Lysinibacillus sp. JNUCC-52:
- the sigB gene encoding RNA polymerase sigma factor SigB yields the protein MSKESLHKSSSKEDVLKWIAQYQTTEDEEAQTNLVIHYRNLVESIARKYSYGKSYYDDIVQVGMLGLLGAIRRFDASFGRSFEAFAVPTIVGEIKRFLRDKTWDVHVPRRIKEIGPRIKSTVESLTIEFQRSPSIQEIAERLEVPEEEVLEAMEMSRSYQALSMDHSIESDNDGSTVTLADIMGKEDMGYEMTNRRMIVADAMEVLNEREKQVIQLTYLEQLSQKEAGEQLGISQMHVSRIQRKAIKKLQEVVLASGSVPL from the coding sequence ATGTCGAAAGAATCACTACATAAATCTTCTTCAAAGGAAGATGTATTAAAGTGGATAGCACAGTACCAAACAACTGAGGATGAAGAAGCACAAACCAATTTGGTTATTCATTATCGAAATTTAGTTGAATCCATCGCACGCAAATATTCGTATGGTAAATCTTATTATGATGATATTGTGCAAGTAGGAATGTTGGGGTTACTAGGTGCAATTAGACGTTTTGATGCAAGTTTTGGCCGCAGTTTTGAGGCATTTGCAGTACCAACTATTGTTGGAGAGATTAAGCGATTTTTACGAGATAAAACATGGGACGTACATGTGCCAAGACGAATTAAAGAGATAGGGCCACGTATTAAATCGACTGTAGAATCGTTAACAATAGAATTCCAACGCTCACCTTCTATTCAAGAAATTGCTGAGCGTTTAGAGGTACCAGAAGAAGAAGTTTTAGAAGCGATGGAGATGAGTCGCAGTTATCAAGCACTTTCAATGGATCATTCAATAGAATCAGATAATGACGGAAGTACTGTCACTCTAGCTGATATTATGGGTAAAGAAGATATGGGTTATGAAATGACCAATAGAAGGATGATTGTTGCTGATGCTATGGAAGTTTTAAATGAACGAGAAAAGCAAGTTATCCAGCTTACTTATCTAGAACAGCTTAGCCAAAAAGAAGCGGGAGAACAATTGGGCATTTCTCAAATGCATGTATCAAGAATACAACGAAAAGCAATTAAAAAATTACAAGAAGTCGTTCTTGCAAGTGGTAGTGTACCGCTGTGA
- a CDS encoding STAS domain-containing protein (This anti-anti-sigma factor, or anti-sigma factor antagonist, belongs to a family that includes characterized members SpoIIAA, RsbV, RsfA, and RsfB.) has protein sequence MDMVVHFKKEGTKLYGFVEGEIDTYTASGLREELEAVKVTKGMEIKLDLSKVNYMDSTGLGIFVAFYKRALREEGKVKIVGLSKRLQRLFEITGLSELMDIETDKKVELSNEGI, from the coding sequence ATGGACATGGTGGTACATTTTAAAAAAGAGGGTACGAAATTATATGGGTTTGTTGAAGGTGAGATTGATACGTATACAGCCTCAGGTCTTCGTGAGGAGCTAGAGGCAGTTAAGGTTACAAAAGGGATGGAAATTAAATTAGATTTATCGAAAGTAAATTATATGGATAGTACAGGACTAGGGATTTTTGTAGCTTTCTACAAAAGAGCTTTGCGTGAAGAAGGTAAAGTGAAAATTGTTGGACTATCTAAACGATTACAAAGATTATTTGAAATTACTGGCTTAAGTGAACTGATGGATATTGAAACTGATAAAAAGGTGGAATTAAGCAATGAAGGAATTTGA
- the alr gene encoding alanine racemase has translation METQQQFRPTKAIVDLKAIQQNIKKLKELLQPNVQIIAVVKANAYGHGDIAVAQAALEAGATMLAVATPDEALHIRAHFEEPDILILGASPVAFAPYAAQQRITQTVFSSEWIQQASTLLAGEANPLQLHIKVDSGMGRIGVRTEQELLEVYDTIQSTYNVELDGIFTHFATADEEETAYFDSQVQLFEKLISTLPKKPRLVHASNTAAALVKDHHLHYDAVRYGISMYGLAPSSYVEGILPFQLNPAFSLESELVHVKQLKAGDSVGYGASFIAQTDMWIGTIPVGYADGVIRKLAGQEVLIDGQRMSIVGRICMDQCMVALPKAYAIGKKVTLIGRQGQEVISMDEWAAKLETINYEVPCIITARVPRVYI, from the coding sequence ATGGAGACACAGCAGCAATTTAGACCAACGAAAGCAATTGTAGACTTAAAAGCAATTCAGCAAAATATAAAAAAATTAAAAGAACTACTTCAACCAAATGTACAAATAATCGCAGTCGTAAAAGCCAATGCATACGGACATGGGGATATAGCAGTAGCTCAAGCTGCTTTGGAAGCTGGCGCAACGATGCTTGCAGTGGCTACACCAGACGAAGCATTACATATTCGAGCACATTTCGAAGAACCAGACATACTAATATTAGGAGCCTCGCCAGTAGCGTTTGCACCCTATGCAGCGCAACAGCGTATTACACAGACTGTATTTTCTAGTGAATGGATACAGCAAGCTTCAACGCTGCTAGCTGGTGAGGCAAATCCTTTACAACTACATATAAAGGTTGATAGCGGGATGGGGCGAATTGGGGTTCGCACAGAGCAAGAATTGCTAGAGGTATACGATACAATCCAGTCGACATACAATGTAGAATTGGATGGCATATTTACTCATTTTGCCACTGCCGATGAGGAAGAAACAGCTTATTTCGATAGTCAGGTACAATTATTTGAAAAGCTTATCTCTACATTACCTAAAAAACCTAGACTAGTACATGCATCGAATACAGCTGCGGCATTAGTGAAAGATCATCATTTACACTATGACGCTGTCCGTTATGGCATCTCTATGTATGGGTTAGCACCATCTTCTTACGTTGAAGGAATTTTACCATTCCAATTAAATCCTGCATTTTCACTTGAGAGTGAACTTGTGCATGTTAAGCAATTAAAAGCTGGTGATTCAGTAGGTTACGGAGCTTCGTTTATTGCCCAGACTGATATGTGGATTGGAACGATTCCAGTAGGCTATGCAGACGGTGTTATTCGTAAGTTAGCTGGACAAGAGGTACTTATAGACGGACAAAGAATGTCGATAGTCGGACGAATTTGTATGGACCAATGTATGGTTGCTCTACCAAAAGCATATGCTATAGGTAAGAAAGTAACGCTCATTGGTCGTCAAGGGCAGGAAGTTATTTCAATGGATGAATGGGCAGCGAAGCTCGAAACTATTAATTATGAAGTACCATGCATTATTACAGCCAGAGTTCCTCGAGTATACATTTAA
- the rsbW gene encoding anti-sigma B factor RsbW — translation MKEFDYIEIRVPAKPQFVSVIRLTVSGLANRIGFSYDEIEDLKIAVSEAVTNVVHHAYKDAEEGEIVIGCALYENKLEMMIADYGNSFNFEEVKTKIGPYHPEDSIAGLREGGLGLYLMETLMDEVMINNDGGVTVFMTKYVAREQVEKNVERITT, via the coding sequence ATGAAGGAATTTGATTATATTGAAATAAGGGTTCCTGCAAAACCTCAGTTTGTCAGTGTCATTCGTTTAACTGTTTCTGGATTAGCGAATCGTATAGGTTTTAGCTACGATGAAATTGAGGATTTAAAGATTGCTGTTAGTGAAGCGGTAACGAATGTTGTGCACCATGCTTATAAAGATGCTGAGGAAGGCGAAATTGTAATAGGTTGTGCCCTTTATGAAAACAAGTTGGAAATGATGATTGCGGATTATGGAAACAGCTTTAATTTTGAAGAGGTTAAAACGAAAATAGGGCCTTATCATCCTGAAGATAGTATTGCAGGGCTTAGAGAGGGCGGTTTAGGACTTTATTTAATGGAAACTTTGATGGATGAGGTGATGATTAATAACGATGGTGGCGTAACTGTTTTCATGACAAAGTACGTCGCTAGGGAGCAGGTGGAAAAAAATGTCGAAAGAATCACTACATAA
- a CDS encoding Tex family protein produces MEQKQMLQLIAKDVAIRPNQAEAVIKLLDEGNTVPFIARYRKEATGSLDEVQIKAVEDRYHYIQQLEQRKEEVLRLIQEQDKLTPELENAIQIATVLQRVEDLYRPYKQKRRTKATIAKEKGLEPLADLLLEYRNGALDQLAQDFVDNENVATVEDALAGARDILAERFADDAGIRQKIRAFSWKDGVLATTLKNAELDEKKVFEMYYEYEEPVNRIVPHRILAVNRGEKEEVIKVAIQVPIDRVLMIMWKEWIPATGSSPAIAEVKLAIEDSYKRLIQPSIERELRNELTEKAEAQAIHIFSENLRNLLLQPPLKGKYVLGVDPAYRTGCKLAVVDETGKMLEVTAIYPHPPKPDVAKSKAVVKEILAKYPITIIAIGNGTASRETEQFIADVLSELKTDVAYVIVNEAGASVYSASEIARSEFPDLQVEQRSAVSIARRLQDPLSELVKIEPKAVGVGQYQHDVSQKKLSESLSFIVETAVNQVGVDVNTASASLMQYVSGLSKTVAENIVKVREENGQFTTRSQLKKIPRLGAKTYEQAIGFLRVPEAKNPFDATGIHPESYNIAEQILEVANINKKELGTQKAEEAIASLNVQELSNALGMGVVTIQDIVDTLKKPSRDPRDAFPQPLLKTDVLKMEDLQVGMELQGTVRNVVDFGAFVDIGVKQDGLVHISKLQKKRIKHPLEVVALGDIVTVWVEQIEVNKGRISLTMLPPEKQTIEK; encoded by the coding sequence GTGGAACAAAAACAAATGTTACAGCTTATTGCAAAGGATGTAGCTATCAGACCAAATCAAGCAGAGGCAGTGATAAAATTATTAGATGAGGGCAACACCGTTCCGTTTATCGCGCGTTATCGAAAAGAGGCTACGGGTTCTTTGGACGAGGTGCAAATTAAAGCTGTAGAAGATCGTTACCATTACATACAGCAACTTGAACAACGTAAAGAAGAGGTTCTTCGTTTAATTCAAGAACAGGATAAGCTAACTCCTGAGCTTGAAAATGCTATCCAAATTGCGACTGTTCTACAGCGTGTTGAAGATTTATATCGTCCATATAAGCAAAAACGACGTACGAAGGCGACAATTGCAAAGGAAAAAGGATTAGAACCTCTAGCCGACCTTTTGCTAGAGTATCGTAATGGAGCATTAGACCAGTTAGCTCAAGACTTTGTAGACAATGAAAATGTTGCAACGGTAGAAGATGCATTAGCTGGGGCGCGTGATATTTTGGCGGAGCGCTTTGCTGATGATGCTGGGATAAGACAAAAAATTCGTGCCTTTTCTTGGAAAGATGGCGTGCTTGCAACAACATTAAAAAATGCGGAATTAGATGAAAAAAAGGTTTTTGAAATGTATTACGAGTATGAAGAACCTGTTAACCGTATTGTTCCTCACCGTATTTTAGCAGTGAATCGTGGGGAGAAAGAAGAGGTTATAAAGGTTGCGATACAAGTACCGATAGATCGCGTATTAATGATTATGTGGAAAGAATGGATACCTGCTACAGGTTCATCTCCTGCTATTGCGGAGGTGAAGCTTGCAATTGAGGATTCTTACAAACGTTTAATTCAGCCATCTATAGAAAGAGAGTTACGCAATGAATTAACAGAAAAGGCGGAGGCGCAAGCTATTCATATTTTCTCAGAAAATCTACGTAACCTTTTACTACAGCCGCCACTAAAGGGCAAATATGTATTAGGCGTGGACCCAGCTTATCGAACTGGTTGTAAATTAGCCGTTGTTGATGAAACAGGAAAAATGCTAGAAGTTACAGCGATTTACCCTCACCCACCAAAACCAGATGTGGCAAAATCAAAAGCTGTGGTGAAAGAAATTTTAGCGAAGTATCCTATTACGATTATTGCGATTGGTAACGGTACAGCCTCACGTGAAACGGAGCAGTTTATTGCTGATGTATTGAGTGAATTAAAAACAGATGTGGCTTATGTGATTGTTAACGAAGCTGGTGCATCCGTTTATTCAGCGTCAGAGATTGCACGTTCTGAATTTCCTGATTTACAAGTTGAGCAGCGTAGCGCCGTTTCGATTGCACGCCGTTTACAAGATCCGTTGTCAGAATTAGTGAAAATTGAGCCAAAAGCAGTAGGTGTTGGACAATATCAACATGATGTTTCTCAAAAGAAATTATCGGAGTCGTTATCATTTATAGTAGAAACAGCGGTCAATCAAGTCGGTGTTGATGTAAATACAGCGTCAGCTTCATTAATGCAATATGTTTCGGGCCTATCGAAAACGGTTGCTGAAAATATTGTGAAAGTACGAGAAGAAAATGGGCAATTTACAACGCGCTCACAGCTTAAGAAAATCCCGCGACTTGGTGCAAAAACGTATGAACAAGCAATAGGATTTTTACGTGTGCCTGAAGCGAAAAACCCATTTGATGCTACAGGTATTCACCCAGAGAGCTACAATATTGCTGAGCAAATTTTAGAAGTAGCTAATATAAATAAGAAAGAATTAGGAACACAAAAGGCAGAGGAAGCCATTGCATCCCTTAATGTTCAAGAATTAAGTAATGCATTAGGAATGGGCGTTGTTACTATTCAGGATATCGTGGATACATTAAAGAAGCCAAGTCGAGATCCTCGCGATGCCTTTCCACAACCACTACTTAAAACAGATGTATTAAAAATGGAAGATTTACAGGTAGGAATGGAATTACAAGGCACTGTACGTAATGTAGTCGATTTCGGTGCATTTGTTGATATAGGTGTTAAGCAAGATGGGCTTGTGCATATTTCGAAGTTGCAAAAGAAGCGCATTAAGCATCCATTAGAAGTTGTGGCGCTAGGTGATATTGTCACAGTTTGGGTGGAACAGATTGAGGTAAATAAAGGACGTATTTCGTTAACAATGTTACCTCCAGAAAAACAAACAATTGAAAAGTAG
- a CDS encoding SprT family protein, with translation MNNEELQQLVMRISLEHFHKPFMHRAYFNTRLRTTGGRYLLQSHHIEINPTAYEMYGVSEVEGIILHELCHYHLHIEGKGYQHRDKDFRDLLKKVNAPRFCSALQKPTARSAKQRSQYKYACIKCHQLYVRKIRLNVKRYCCGKCSGQLKLVEQKKF, from the coding sequence TTGAACAATGAGGAACTGCAACAGCTTGTAATGCGAATTTCATTAGAACATTTTCATAAACCATTTATGCATCGGGCATACTTTAATACAAGACTGCGTACAACAGGTGGTCGCTATCTTTTACAATCACATCATATTGAAATAAATCCAACAGCATATGAAATGTATGGTGTCAGTGAGGTAGAAGGGATAATACTTCATGAATTATGTCATTACCATTTGCACATAGAGGGGAAAGGCTACCAACACAGAGATAAGGATTTTAGAGATTTATTAAAAAAAGTGAATGCTCCTCGATTTTGTTCAGCGTTACAGAAGCCTACAGCTCGGAGTGCAAAACAACGTTCTCAATATAAATATGCATGTATAAAATGCCATCAATTATATGTAAGAAAAATACGATTGAATGTAAAGAGATACTGTTGTGGCAAGTGTTCAGGGCAATTAAAGTTAGTTGAACAAAAAAAGTTTTAA
- a CDS encoding type II toxin-antitoxin system PemK/MazF family toxin gives MNVKRGDVFFADLSPVVGSEQGGTRPVLIIQNDIGNRFSPTVIIAAITAQIQKAKLPTHVEINAEKYGFERDSVILLEQVRTIDKSRLTDRITQLDHAVMEKVDGALMISLGLVKF, from the coding sequence TTGAATGTAAAACGTGGTGACGTTTTTTTTGCAGATTTATCGCCGGTAGTTGGGTCCGAACAGGGTGGCACTAGGCCGGTATTGATTATTCAAAATGATATTGGAAATCGATTTAGTCCAACTGTCATCATCGCAGCAATTACTGCACAGATTCAAAAGGCAAAGTTACCGACACATGTTGAAATAAATGCTGAGAAGTATGGATTTGAACGTGACTCGGTCATTTTGCTTGAGCAAGTACGTACAATCGATAAGTCTAGATTGACTGATCGTATTACACAGCTCGATCATGCAGTGATGGAAAAAGTGGATGGAGCGTTGATGATTAGTTTAGGGCTAGTTAAATTTTGA